From Xylocopilactobacillus apis, a single genomic window includes:
- a CDS encoding amidohydrolase family protein, protein MVKLMEQFIDVFAHVLPPLFKNKMLEIVPDALKENAWMEHPLLSNLQKRVDTIAKGHQEIISVVNLNPEDYVGPAESLNLCRQANTELKSIVSQYQEYFPQAVAMIPMNNIDGACQIIEEDVAKDSTFAGIQLFTRALGHSITNPAYQPIFELMNQINKPIWLHPVFDKRKPDNNVTFSWEYELTIAMNSIVQAQYFEQYPNLKIIVHHAGAMVPFFAERIRYTQNEQNYQDFKKFFVDTALLGNPKALELTVDFFGIDHVLFGTDAPLGIPPIGATKTIEDALTQTNLKENDLEKIFHQNWKQMQKGITNE, encoded by the coding sequence ATGGTTAAATTAATGGAACAATTTATTGATGTTTTTGCTCATGTTCTGCCGCCGCTTTTTAAGAATAAAATGTTAGAAATTGTGCCGGATGCACTTAAAGAAAACGCCTGGATGGAACATCCGCTTTTGTCCAATTTACAAAAACGGGTAGATACCATTGCAAAAGGCCATCAAGAAATTATTTCAGTAGTTAACTTAAATCCCGAAGATTATGTTGGACCAGCTGAATCATTAAATTTATGCCGCCAAGCTAATACCGAGTTAAAAAGCATAGTTAGTCAGTACCAAGAATATTTTCCACAAGCAGTGGCGATGATTCCAATGAATAATATTGATGGCGCATGTCAAATAATTGAAGAAGATGTTGCTAAAGATTCGACTTTTGCGGGTATTCAATTATTTACTCGCGCTTTGGGTCATTCCATCACCAACCCTGCTTATCAGCCAATTTTTGAGTTAATGAATCAAATTAACAAACCAATTTGGCTTCACCCGGTGTTTGATAAACGAAAACCTGACAATAATGTAACTTTTAGTTGGGAATATGAGTTAACCATTGCGATGAACTCAATCGTGCAGGCTCAATATTTTGAACAATATCCTAATTTAAAAATTATTGTTCATCACGCAGGCGCGATGGTTCCTTTTTTTGCCGAAAGAATTCGTTACACCCAAAACGAACAGAATTATCAAGATTTCAAAAAATTCTTTGTTGACACTGCTCTTTTAGGTAATCCCAAAGCTTTGGAACTAACGGTTGATTTCTTTGGCATTGACCATGTTTTATTCGGCACCGATGCACCACTCGGGATTCCGCCAATTGGCGCAACCAAAACCATTGAAGATGCTCTAACGCAGACAAACTTAAAAGAAAATGATTTAGAAAAGATTTTTCATCAAAATTGGAAGCAAATGCAGAAAGGAATAACTAATGAATAA
- a CDS encoding carboxymuconolactone decarboxylase family protein, protein MNNIEADFQEVISSWVKDVDTHCAVHLKNDRFLIPLIAGTVQGVTTSIKEQTKKTLAAGIKPEVIVEVIYQLAPGTGILRVQKSLIEVQKAFDEENIELKKITIDEDPEFGAKVQAKIYGTEIKNLLHDLPDQSGNFIPEALTEHFFNDFYGREALSVKDRERYGLLGLIALNVDFQIKAHARGSLKAGNSESELIWSVIQLLPYVGFPFVVNSAQVIHKSAVELGETK, encoded by the coding sequence ATGAATAATATCGAAGCTGATTTTCAAGAAGTCATCTCTTCTTGGGTAAAAGACGTCGACACTCATTGTGCAGTACATCTTAAAAACGATCGGTTCCTCATCCCTTTAATTGCCGGAACGGTTCAAGGTGTTACTACCTCAATCAAAGAACAAACTAAAAAAACTCTGGCAGCTGGGATTAAACCGGAAGTAATTGTCGAAGTAATTTATCAGCTCGCTCCAGGGACTGGAATTTTAAGAGTTCAAAAATCTTTAATCGAAGTCCAAAAGGCTTTCGATGAAGAAAACATTGAATTAAAAAAAATAACTATTGATGAAGATCCTGAATTTGGCGCCAAAGTCCAAGCCAAAATTTATGGAACTGAAATCAAAAACCTCCTTCATGATTTACCAGATCAGTCAGGCAATTTTATTCCTGAAGCCTTAACAGAACATTTCTTTAACGATTTTTACGGTCGAGAAGCTTTATCAGTCAAAGACCGGGAACGCTACGGCTTACTAGGACTAATTGCTTTAAATGTCGATTTTCAAATCAAAGCCCACGCTCGGGGCAGTCTTAAGGCTGGAAACTCTGAAAGTGAACTGATATGGTCGGTTATTCAACTTCTGCCTTATGTTGGATTCCCTTTTGTAGTCAACAGCGCCCAAGTAATTCACAAATCTGCTGTTGAGTTAGGAGAAACAAAATGA
- a CDS encoding aldo/keto reductase: MKYTKLGHSGLDVSRICLGTMGFGRPESGMFPWAIDQQKSEAVVAKALDLGINFFDTANIYSHGDSEEYLGNALNKLAKRDQIVVATKVFYTPGNEPNQHGLSRKAIMYQIDQSLKRLKMDYVDLYIIHRWDYNTPIEETMEALHDLVKTGKVRYLGASAMFAWQLEQAQNVAEKHNWTKFISMQNHYNLLYREEEREMIPYCQDQDIALTPYSPLASGRLTRQWSGDTLRYQTDTVAKGKYDADKELDLPIVKRVGEIAAKYNVPQVQVALAWLLHQPQMAAPIMGATNPDHLASAAKAVDLKLTADDLNYLAEPYQTHRLVGPLTPTTKTLQDKRRR; the protein is encoded by the coding sequence ATGAAATATACCAAATTAGGCCATAGTGGTCTCGATGTCTCAAGAATTTGTCTAGGAACAATGGGGTTTGGCCGACCTGAATCGGGCATGTTCCCTTGGGCGATCGATCAACAAAAAAGTGAAGCAGTAGTCGCTAAAGCATTAGATCTCGGAATCAACTTTTTTGATACAGCTAATATCTATTCTCATGGTGACAGCGAAGAATATCTCGGAAATGCTCTTAATAAATTAGCTAAACGAGACCAAATCGTTGTCGCTACGAAGGTCTTCTACACACCTGGTAATGAACCGAACCAACACGGCCTTTCCCGTAAGGCAATCATGTATCAGATTGACCAAAGTTTAAAGCGGCTAAAAATGGATTATGTTGACCTATACATTATTCATCGTTGGGATTATAACACTCCAATCGAAGAAACAATGGAAGCGCTACATGATTTAGTTAAAACCGGAAAAGTTCGTTACTTAGGTGCATCAGCGATGTTTGCTTGGCAGTTAGAACAGGCGCAAAACGTTGCTGAAAAACACAATTGGACTAAATTTATTTCGATGCAGAACCACTATAACCTCCTTTACCGCGAGGAAGAACGGGAAATGATTCCATATTGTCAAGATCAGGACATTGCGTTAACCCCCTACAGTCCTTTAGCATCCGGGCGCTTAACCCGTCAATGGAGTGGTGATACTTTAAGATATCAAACTGATACCGTTGCAAAGGGCAAATACGATGCCGATAAAGAGCTTGATTTACCAATTGTCAAAAGGGTCGGCGAAATTGCCGCTAAGTACAATGTCCCTCAAGTTCAAGTTGCCCTCGCTTGGCTTTTACATCAACCTCAGATGGCTGCTCCGATCATGGGAGCAACTAACCCAGATCATCTCGCTAGTGCGGCTAAAGCAGTTGATCTGAAATTAACAGCAGATGATTTAAATTATCTTGCTGAACCATATCAGACGCATCGATTAGTTGGGCCGCTAACCCCAACGACCAAGACTTTACAAGATAAAAGGAGAAGATAA
- a CDS encoding carboxymuconolactone decarboxylase family protein yields the protein MAKKQTAGREQLGDFAPKFAELNDDVLFGEVWSREDKLSARDRSMITCASLMSQGLSPQLEAHMKIAKENGVTKDEMVELITHLSFYAGWPKAWSAFSLAKEIFKD from the coding sequence ATGGCAAAAAAACAAACTGCAGGACGCGAACAATTAGGAGATTTTGCTCCTAAATTTGCTGAATTAAATGATGATGTGTTATTTGGAGAAGTGTGGTCAAGAGAAGATAAATTATCTGCTCGTGACCGAAGCATGATCACTTGTGCGAGCTTAATGTCTCAAGGACTTTCCCCTCAACTAGAAGCTCATATGAAGATTGCAAAGGAAAACGGGGTCACCAAAGACGAAATGGTTGAATTAATCACCCATTTATCTTTTTACGCCGGTTGGCCGAAAGCGTGGTCAGCATTTAGTTTGGCTAAAGAGATTTTTAAAGATTAA
- a CDS encoding flavodoxin translates to MNQKIGIIAAIVGVCAVIIGWNIYQHQQARPQTQSISKSSSNSSNSSSSSASQTSKKTPTESNKPLIVFFSRTGQNYGGSNLKIGNTHRIANFIAERTGGDLYEIVPAKDYPKTYDATTAQAQKEQQSNDRPKIKNKMPDVSKYETIFIGYPIWWSEPPMIVLTFLEQVDLKNKKVVPFDTNAGSGFGDSIEILKKAAPKSKFLEGFEIAGSEAAGAKNKVNSWLKSIGY, encoded by the coding sequence ATGAATCAAAAAATTGGAATTATCGCTGCAATTGTGGGAGTTTGTGCAGTAATCATCGGCTGGAATATCTATCAGCACCAACAAGCTCGGCCTCAAACACAATCGATCTCAAAAAGCAGTTCTAATAGCTCAAACAGCTCGAGCAGTTCTGCCAGTCAAACAAGCAAAAAAACACCGACCGAAAGCAACAAACCTTTGATCGTCTTCTTTTCTCGGACCGGTCAAAATTATGGCGGATCAAACCTTAAAATTGGTAATACTCATCGAATTGCTAATTTTATTGCTGAAAGAACCGGCGGTGATCTTTATGAAATAGTACCTGCCAAAGATTACCCAAAAACTTATGATGCTACCACTGCTCAGGCTCAAAAAGAACAACAGAGCAATGATCGGCCGAAAATTAAAAATAAGATGCCGGATGTTTCAAAATATGAAACGATTTTTATCGGATATCCAATTTGGTGGAGTGAACCACCAATGATTGTTCTTACATTTCTCGAACAAGTTGATCTAAAAAACAAAAAGGTGGTCCCTTTTGATACAAATGCTGGGTCAGGTTTTGGCGACAGCATTGAAATCTTGAAGAAGGCTGCTCCAAAGTCAAAATTCCTTGAAGGATTTGAGATCGCTGGGTCTGAAGCAGCCGGGGCTAAAAACAAAGTCAATTCTTGGCTGAAATCAATTGGTTACTAA
- a CDS encoding FAD-dependent oxidoreductase produces MKFSQKTAVYLAVFCFPLPLIFLFNQAITGNFLNFIYYDAGITAYCWWLSATFLSTRPNWLVQRMSMPSLYFLHGILGVGSLALAFLHRHNLITMGQLIHLTGDWAWYLSLGSMIYAVIFLSGWLVDRFRIIAKLKRFLEHVFKHQITIWLHRLNLIAIILIWLHVHLIGRINAHFVFMTLFDLYTFGILGWYLWNLLFPKQTKAIVTKKAWLNETTFQLNLKLEKPFKNYQAGDFYFLKSKTVKEARPFSVTEPSNDKGKVLFTIRVLGDDTKKLSQLNLQDQVELEGPFGHFAPTIKRHPNIKMVFIGMGTGISPLLSLAQKFNYTHPIKILWCVHQKSDLYYDEELTKMTNNNLIYHHQIGHFNLEQLNKLISHSEFDQALFVIVGPSTGVLSTRKILSKKGVARDHILDERITM; encoded by the coding sequence ATGAAATTTTCACAAAAAACTGCAGTTTATCTTGCAGTCTTTTGCTTTCCCTTACCTTTAATTTTCTTGTTCAACCAAGCAATAACCGGTAACTTTTTAAATTTCATTTATTATGACGCAGGAATTACTGCCTATTGCTGGTGGTTATCTGCAACTTTTCTTTCGACCAGACCAAATTGGCTGGTTCAAAGAATGAGTATGCCATCTCTTTATTTTTTGCATGGAATATTAGGAGTTGGTTCACTCGCTCTCGCTTTTTTACATCGTCATAATTTAATTACAATGGGGCAGCTAATCCATTTAACCGGTGACTGGGCATGGTATCTTAGTCTTGGCAGTATGATTTATGCAGTTATTTTTCTTTCCGGCTGGTTAGTTGACCGTTTTAGAATTATTGCAAAGTTAAAAAGATTCCTTGAACATGTTTTCAAACATCAGATTACCATCTGGCTTCATCGATTAAACCTCATTGCCATTATCTTAATTTGGCTGCACGTCCATTTAATCGGCCGAATCAATGCTCACTTTGTATTTATGACATTGTTTGATCTCTACACTTTCGGCATTTTAGGCTGGTATTTATGGAATCTTTTATTTCCTAAACAAACTAAAGCAATTGTTACTAAAAAGGCATGGCTTAATGAAACGACGTTTCAGCTAAATTTAAAATTAGAAAAACCCTTTAAAAATTATCAAGCTGGCGATTTTTACTTTTTAAAAAGTAAGACGGTTAAAGAAGCGCGACCATTTTCGGTGACTGAACCCAGTAATGATAAAGGTAAAGTATTATTTACCATCCGCGTTCTTGGCGATGACACGAAGAAATTGTCTCAATTAAATCTACAAGATCAAGTTGAATTAGAAGGTCCGTTCGGGCATTTTGCACCGACAATTAAAAGGCATCCGAATATAAAAATGGTTTTCATTGGAATGGGAACCGGCATCTCACCTCTTTTAAGTCTTGCTCAAAAGTTTAATTATACTCATCCCATCAAAATTCTTTGGTGCGTTCATCAAAAGTCCGATTTGTACTACGATGAAGAACTCACCAAAATGACTAACAATAATCTTATCTACCATCATCAGATCGGTCATTTTAATCTTGAACAATTAAATAAATTAATTAGTCATTCTGAATTTGACCAGGCGTTATTTGTAATTGTCGGTCCCAGTACTGGTGTTTTAAGCACTCGTAAAATTCTTAGTAAAAAAGGCGTAGCTCGTGATCATATTCTCGATGAGAGAATCACCATGTAG
- a CDS encoding PRD domain-containing protein, which yields MFKITKVLNVNVVMVKENDQEFIVFGKGIGYHQKVNNLISPEQISKKFISIDDSRKKEMIESLNKIPPVYIDVTAKIVDYAEKKLDETLISSVYYSLTDHLYFAVARYNTKQVLGNRIYWEVKTYYPEMFEIGNYGLSVVKELLKIELPREEAANIAFHIINNTSKSSVKTNVIEATQLVDNMLQILRVLTKGSLNDNGLNYERFITHLKFFAERYLSNKMLSDDNNLLKMAYELYPDASKMALKIQKTVETIYDRKITNEEIAYLIIHIHRVLTH from the coding sequence ATGTTTAAGATTACAAAAGTACTCAATGTTAATGTTGTAATGGTCAAAGAAAACGATCAGGAATTTATAGTTTTTGGAAAAGGGATCGGTTACCACCAGAAAGTAAATAATCTTATCTCGCCTGAACAAATCTCCAAAAAATTCATTTCAATCGACGATAGTCGAAAAAAGGAAATGATTGAATCATTAAATAAAATTCCTCCCGTTTATATTGATGTCACGGCAAAAATCGTTGACTATGCTGAAAAAAAATTAGATGAAACGTTAATAAGCAGTGTTTATTATTCTTTAACTGATCATCTTTATTTTGCAGTCGCTCGTTACAACACAAAACAGGTCTTAGGTAATCGAATTTATTGGGAAGTTAAAACCTATTATCCTGAAATGTTTGAAATCGGTAATTACGGCCTATCTGTTGTAAAAGAGCTGCTTAAAATTGAACTGCCGAGAGAAGAAGCTGCAAATATTGCATTTCATATTATTAACAACACCAGTAAATCCTCAGTCAAGACAAACGTGATTGAAGCAACTCAATTAGTTGATAATATGCTGCAAATTCTGCGCGTTTTAACCAAAGGAAGTCTTAATGATAATGGTCTAAATTATGAGCGCTTCATTACCCATTTAAAATTTTTTGCTGAACGCTATTTAAGCAATAAGATGCTTTCAGATGATAATAATTTATTAAAAATGGCATATGAGCTCTATCCAGATGCTTCTAAAATGGCACTGAAGATTCAAAAAACAGTTGAAACAATCTATGACCGTAAAATTACCAATGAAGAAATTGCTTATCTGATTATTCATATTCACCGAGTTTTAACCCATTAA
- a CDS encoding beta-glucoside-specific PTS transporter subunit IIABC, with protein sequence MSSNKEVTDKIMEYVGGVHNVTNLYHCATRLRFNLIDKSKFNIPALEKMPEVLSAVDSGEEAQIVIGGNVGSYYQEIMKNYHIQDNNENNSNEDRKETNIFKRVLNAIVSIMSPIIVVLIAGGMFKVLLAIFTLFGMNKQSTNYQILNFMADAAFYFLPFMLASSAAKRFRTNQYLAMMMAGVMLHPAFSAMIAAKNPISLFGAPIRLVSYGSSVIPIILVVWFMSYVDRFAEKFIPNVVKTILKPLLIVVITAPVALIIIGPIGSWLGDGLFAIINFLDKYSPWLIPLLIGTFNPLMVMVGMHISLLPLSTASFTKYGYESISGPGSLASNLAQAGAALAVSLREKNLKAREVAVSATITAFSGITEPALYGITLKYKRVLASVMTAGGIAGLYAGITKVVRYSFGAPGIFTLPIFIGKNPNNFINACITGVIAVVLSFVFTYFFGVVNTPVKTNEPKKIKNVIDGKVIPLSEVNDQVFASGSLGSGVAIEPNGNTIVAPVDSTVTMVYPTGHAIGLTDDNGQEFLIHVGIDTVKLKGKGFNTLVKQDQRVNSGDPLINVDFDLIRNEGFDPTVILAALNTKDDQIEINDQQVFITEINSSDK encoded by the coding sequence ATGAGCTCAAACAAAGAAGTTACCGACAAAATTATGGAGTACGTCGGCGGTGTACATAACGTAACTAATTTATACCATTGTGCAACCCGTCTTCGCTTTAATTTAATTGACAAAAGCAAATTTAATATTCCCGCGTTAGAGAAAATGCCTGAGGTATTAAGCGCTGTAGATTCAGGTGAAGAAGCTCAGATCGTCATTGGGGGAAATGTTGGAAGTTACTATCAAGAAATTATGAAAAATTATCATATTCAGGATAATAACGAAAATAATTCTAATGAAGATAGAAAAGAAACTAACATTTTTAAAAGAGTCTTAAACGCAATTGTGAGCATTATGTCACCAATTATTGTGGTCTTAATTGCCGGCGGAATGTTCAAAGTTCTTTTAGCAATTTTCACTTTATTTGGAATGAATAAGCAAAGCACAAATTACCAAATATTGAATTTCATGGCAGATGCAGCTTTTTATTTCCTGCCATTTATGTTAGCAAGCAGCGCCGCCAAAAGATTTCGTACCAACCAATATTTAGCGATGATGATGGCAGGAGTAATGCTGCATCCCGCCTTTTCTGCGATGATCGCTGCTAAAAATCCGATTTCATTATTTGGAGCACCGATTAGGCTTGTTTCTTATGGCAGCAGCGTTATCCCGATTATCTTGGTAGTTTGGTTTATGAGTTATGTAGATCGTTTTGCAGAAAAATTTATTCCAAATGTAGTTAAAACCATTTTAAAGCCATTATTGATTGTGGTAATAACAGCACCTGTTGCTTTAATTATTATCGGACCAATTGGTTCATGGCTCGGTGACGGATTATTTGCAATTATTAACTTCCTTGATAAGTACTCACCTTGGCTAATTCCTTTATTAATTGGAACTTTTAATCCTTTAATGGTAATGGTCGGAATGCATATTTCTCTTTTACCTCTATCAACCGCATCTTTTACTAAGTATGGATATGAAAGCATTTCTGGTCCCGGGTCATTAGCAAGTAATTTGGCTCAAGCTGGTGCTGCTTTGGCTGTATCGCTTAGAGAAAAAAATCTTAAGGCTCGTGAAGTCGCTGTTTCTGCAACTATTACTGCTTTTTCAGGAATTACCGAACCTGCTCTTTATGGGATAACTTTGAAATATAAACGAGTTTTAGCTAGTGTAATGACTGCCGGAGGTATTGCTGGTTTATACGCCGGAATTACCAAAGTTGTTCGTTACTCATTTGGTGCTCCCGGAATCTTTACGCTGCCGATTTTTATCGGTAAAAACCCTAACAACTTCATCAATGCTTGTATAACTGGTGTAATTGCTGTCGTACTTTCATTTGTTTTTACTTATTTCTTCGGTGTTGTAAATACTCCTGTTAAAACAAATGAACCTAAAAAGATAAAAAATGTCATTGACGGAAAAGTAATTCCTTTATCCGAAGTTAATGATCAAGTATTTGCGAGTGGAAGTTTAGGAAGCGGCGTCGCAATTGAACCCAACGGTAATACAATTGTTGCACCAGTTGATTCCACTGTTACCATGGTTTATCCAACCGGACATGCAATTGGGTTAACCGATGATAATGGACAGGAATTTCTAATTCATGTGGGCATCGATACCGTTAAGTTAAAAGGAAAAGGATTTAACACTTTAGTAAAACAAGATCAACGTGTTAATTCTGGAGACCCATTGATAAATGTCGACTTTGACTTAATTCGCAATGAAGGATTTGATCCGACTGTAATTTTAGCTGCTCTTAATACCAAAGATGATCAGATTGAAATAAACGATCAACAAGTTTTTATCACTGAAATTAATTCTTCAGACAAATAA
- a CDS encoding PTS glucose transporter subunit IIA — protein sequence MIPLNEVKDEAFATASLGEGFAVEPIDGKIVVPCAGKILFIAPSKHAIGIQSDDGLEILIHIGLDTIELNGKYFNSEVTSGDVVKQGQQLMDIDFDKIKEAGYVTQII from the coding sequence GTGATCCCTTTAAATGAAGTTAAAGACGAAGCATTTGCAACTGCCTCATTAGGGGAAGGATTTGCAGTTGAACCAATTGACGGGAAAATCGTTGTTCCTTGTGCTGGTAAAATTTTATTTATTGCACCGAGTAAACACGCGATCGGAATCCAATCAGATGATGGACTAGAAATATTAATTCACATTGGCTTAGATACCATTGAATTAAACGGCAAATATTTCAACTCTGAAGTTACATCGGGTGATGTTGTAAAACAAGGTCAACAGTTAATGGACATCGACTTTGACAAAATCAAAGAAGCTGGATACGTGACACAAATTATCTAA